A genomic window from Cardiocondyla obscurior isolate alpha-2009 linkage group LG02, Cobs3.1, whole genome shotgun sequence includes:
- the LOC139113361 gene encoding NADP-dependent malic enzyme isoform X1 yields the protein MFVLQRCILSASSRNCGGSWTRTLPPSHIAVKDVQQRNIHEVSGDVIPINMVKGIGHLRDPRLNKGLAFTLKERIVLGIHGLQPPRFKTQEEQLALCKASVMKYSEDLNRYLYLVELQERNERLFFRLLSENIEQMMPIVYTPTVGLACQKFGVIYRRPRGLFITIYDKGHIYEILNNWPEQAVRAICVTDGERILGLGDLGACGMGIPVGKLALYTALAGIKPHQCLPITIDVGTNNEQLRNDPHYIGLNKPRSQGAEYDELIDEFMAACVQKYGQNVLIQFEDFGNHNAFRFLDKYRNKYCTFNDDIQGTAAVAVAGILASQRITKKRMKDNKFVFLGAGEAAIGIADLCVKAMEADGCTQQQARNNIWMMDIDGLLVKDRPEGNLEGHKIWYAKDHKVMKTLIEVVKEIKPSVLIGASAAAGAFTSEVLKEMAKNNERPLIFALSNPTSKAECTAQQAYDYTDGRCVFSSGSPFGEVKYNGKTYKPGQGNNAYIFPGIALGVIATGVHHITEDLFLISAQTVADHVKDEDLERGSLYPPLNNIRECSIDIAVKIADYAYAKGGLASEYPEPKDKREFIISKMYDANYDSPLPNLYEWPGDYAKPRILPEKDKIEIRHDLKGL from the exons ATGTTCGTCCTGCAAAGGTGTATACT ATCTGCCAGCAGTAGAAATTGCGGAGGATCATGGACGCGAACGCTTCCACCTTCGCATATTGCGGTAAAGGACGTGCAACAAAGAAATATCCACGAGGTTTCGGGAGACGTTATACCGATAAATATGGTAAAGGGTATTGGACATCTAAGGGATCCTCGACTGAACAAG GGCTTGGCGTTCACCCTGAAAGAAAGAATAGTTCTCGGAATACACGGGCTGCAACCTCCCCGATTTAAAACGCAAGAGGAACAGCTGGCTCTTTGTAAAGCTTCGGTAATGAAATACTCCGAGGACTTAAATCGATATTTGTATCTTGTGGAATTACAG GAGAGGAACGAAAGATTGTTCTTTCGCTTATTAAGTGAAAATATTGAACAAATGATGCCGATTGTCTATACACCTACTGTTGGTTTGGCCTGCCAAAAGTTTGGCGTGATATATCGTAGACCTCGCGGACTTTTCATTACTATATATGATAAAGGCCATATTTACGAGATCTTGAATAATTG gcCGGAACAAGCAGTGCGGGCCATCTGCGTAACGGATGGCGAGAGAATTTTAGGTCTGGGTGATCTCGGAGCTTGCGGTATGGGTATTCCCGTTGGCAAACTGGCGCTTTATACAGCTTTAGCTGGTATCAAACCGCATCAATGTCTCCCGATTACTATTGATGTAGGCACTAATAATGAACAACTAAGAAACGATCCTCATTACATCGGTCTTAACAAACCTAGAAGCCAAGGTGCTGAGTATGATGAATTAATCGATGAATTTATGGCTGCTTGCGTGCAAAAATACGGACAGAATGTTCTTATTCAA TTCGAAGATTTTGGAAATCATAATGCCTTCCGCTTCTtagataaatatagaaataaatactGTACATTCAACGACGACATACAAGGTACCGCCGCGGTTGCAGTTGCTGGAATTTTAGCGTCGCAAAGaataactaaaaaaagaatgaaggATAATAAGTTCGTCTTCCTGGGCGCCGGAGAA gcAGCTATTGGAATAGCCGATCTGTGTGTAAAAGCGATGGAAGCTGACGGCTGCACCCAGCAGCAGGCACGGAATAATATTTGGATGATGGACATTGACGGGCTACTCGTAAAGGATCGACCCGAGGGTAATTTGGAAGGCCATAAAATCTGGTATGCGAAGGACCACAAAGTGATGAAAACGTTAATTGAAGTTGTCAAAGAAATCAAGCCTTCTGTCTTGATAg GCGCTTCGGCAGCGGCAGGGGCATTTACTTCTGAAGTCTTAAAAGAGATGGCAAAAAATAACGAGAGGCCATTGATTTTTGCTTTAAGTAATCCAACCAGTAAAGCTGAATGTACGGCGCAGCAAGCGTATGATTATACCGAC GGTAGATGTGTATTTTCTTCGGGTTCGCCGTTCGGTGAAGTAAAATACAACGGGAAAACGTATAAGCCCGGACAGGGTAATAACGCATATATTTTTCCCGGTATCGCTTTAGGCGTTATCGCTACTGGAGTACATCACATTACCGAAGATTTATTCTTAATCTCGGCACAAACTGTTGCCGATCATGTGAAAGACGAAGATCTTGAAAGGGGTAGTCTATACCCACCATTAAATAACATTCGTGAGTGTTCTATCGACATCGCAGTTAAAATAGCTGATTATGCCTACGCCAAAG GTGGTTTGGCAAGCGAGTATCCGGAACCGAAAGACAAACgagaatttattataagtaaaatGTATGATGCCAACTACGACAGTCCACTGCCAAATCTGTACGAATGGCCGGGAGATTATGCCAAACCACGTATCTTGCCGGAAAA agaCAAAATAGAAATCCGTCATGATTTAAAAGGTCTGTAG
- the LOC139113378 gene encoding RWD domain-containing protein 1, protein MDYKDEQRNEIEALESIYCGELEILATEPFYTFAIPIKTEEYEPETDNGLGCRLEFTYTSKYPDEPLLISIVEQENFENGDDERLKAHLAEQINENLGMVMVFTLVSTAQEWLNVQWDKIKLRREETAAQKQKEEEEAERRRFEGTRVTVESFLSWKEKFDEEMGYTKRKELAEREGKKLTGRELFMTDKTLDQSDLKFLDDGDAVKVDESLFQNLDDLDLDDDEDDPDYDPNISDDSA, encoded by the exons ATGGACTACAAGGATGAGCAGCGTAACGAGATCGAGGCCTTGGAGTCGATTTATTGCGGAGAATTGGAAA TTTTAGCTACGGAACCATTTTACACATTTGCCATACCGATTAAAACGGAAGAATACGAACCAGAAACTGACAATGGTCTCGGTTGTCGTTTGGAATTTACGTACACGTCCAAGTATCCGGATGAGCCCTTGCTCATATCAATTGTAGAGCAAGAGAACTTCGAAAACGGCGACGACGAGAGATTAAAGGCACATCTGGCAGAGCAGATAAATGAAAATCTAGGAATGGTAATGGTTTTTACATTGGTCAGCACAGCTCAAGAATGGCTCAATGTGCAATGGGACAAGATAAAGCTTAGGAGAGAAGAGACTGCTGCACAGAAgcaaaaagaggaagaagaagcagAAAGG AGACGGTTTGAGGGAACTCGTGTAACTGTAGAATCATTTTTGAGCTGGAAGGAAAAGTTTGATGAAGAAATGGGCTATACAAAACGAAAGGAATTGGCAGAACGTGAAGGCAAAAAATTAACTGGCCGAGAATTATTTATGACAGATAAGACATTGGATCAGTCAGATCTTAAATTCTTAGATGAtg GTGATGCTGTAAAAGTAGATGAGAGTCTGTTCCAAAATCTGGATGATCTAGATTTAGATGATGATGAAGATGACCCAGACTATGATCCAAACATCTCGGATGATAGTGCCTAA
- the LOC139113361 gene encoding NADP-dependent malic enzyme isoform X2: MFVLQRCILSASSRNCGGSWTRTLPPSHIAVKDVQQRNIHEVSGDVIPINMVKGIGHLRDPRLNKGLAFTLKERIVLGIHGLQPPRFKTQEEQLALCKASVMKYSEDLNRYLYLVELQERNERLFFRLLSENIEQMMPIVYTPTVGLACQKFGVIYRRPRGLFITIYDKGHIYEILNNWPEQAVRAICVTDGERILGLGDLGACGMGIPVGKLALYTALAGIKPHQCLPITIDVGTNNEQLRNDPHYIGLNKPRSQGAEYDELIDEFMAACVQKYGQNVLIQFEDFGNHNAFRFLDKYRNKYCTFNDDIQGTAAVAVAGILASQRITKKRMKDNKFVFLGAGEAAIGIADLCVKAMEADGCTQQQARNNIWMMDIDGLLVKDRPEGNLEGHKIWYAKDHKVMKTLIEVVKEIKPSVLIGASAAAGAFTSEVLKEMAKNNERPLIFALSNPTSKAECTAQQAYDYTDGRCVFSSGSPFGEVKYNGKTYKPGQGNNAYIFPGIALGVIATGVHHITEDLFLISAQTVADHVKDEDLERGSLYPPLNNIRECSIDIAVKIADYAYAKGGLASEYPEPKDKREFIISKMYDANYDSPLPNLYEWPGDYAKPRILPEKL, from the exons ATGTTCGTCCTGCAAAGGTGTATACT ATCTGCCAGCAGTAGAAATTGCGGAGGATCATGGACGCGAACGCTTCCACCTTCGCATATTGCGGTAAAGGACGTGCAACAAAGAAATATCCACGAGGTTTCGGGAGACGTTATACCGATAAATATGGTAAAGGGTATTGGACATCTAAGGGATCCTCGACTGAACAAG GGCTTGGCGTTCACCCTGAAAGAAAGAATAGTTCTCGGAATACACGGGCTGCAACCTCCCCGATTTAAAACGCAAGAGGAACAGCTGGCTCTTTGTAAAGCTTCGGTAATGAAATACTCCGAGGACTTAAATCGATATTTGTATCTTGTGGAATTACAG GAGAGGAACGAAAGATTGTTCTTTCGCTTATTAAGTGAAAATATTGAACAAATGATGCCGATTGTCTATACACCTACTGTTGGTTTGGCCTGCCAAAAGTTTGGCGTGATATATCGTAGACCTCGCGGACTTTTCATTACTATATATGATAAAGGCCATATTTACGAGATCTTGAATAATTG gcCGGAACAAGCAGTGCGGGCCATCTGCGTAACGGATGGCGAGAGAATTTTAGGTCTGGGTGATCTCGGAGCTTGCGGTATGGGTATTCCCGTTGGCAAACTGGCGCTTTATACAGCTTTAGCTGGTATCAAACCGCATCAATGTCTCCCGATTACTATTGATGTAGGCACTAATAATGAACAACTAAGAAACGATCCTCATTACATCGGTCTTAACAAACCTAGAAGCCAAGGTGCTGAGTATGATGAATTAATCGATGAATTTATGGCTGCTTGCGTGCAAAAATACGGACAGAATGTTCTTATTCAA TTCGAAGATTTTGGAAATCATAATGCCTTCCGCTTCTtagataaatatagaaataaatactGTACATTCAACGACGACATACAAGGTACCGCCGCGGTTGCAGTTGCTGGAATTTTAGCGTCGCAAAGaataactaaaaaaagaatgaaggATAATAAGTTCGTCTTCCTGGGCGCCGGAGAA gcAGCTATTGGAATAGCCGATCTGTGTGTAAAAGCGATGGAAGCTGACGGCTGCACCCAGCAGCAGGCACGGAATAATATTTGGATGATGGACATTGACGGGCTACTCGTAAAGGATCGACCCGAGGGTAATTTGGAAGGCCATAAAATCTGGTATGCGAAGGACCACAAAGTGATGAAAACGTTAATTGAAGTTGTCAAAGAAATCAAGCCTTCTGTCTTGATAg GCGCTTCGGCAGCGGCAGGGGCATTTACTTCTGAAGTCTTAAAAGAGATGGCAAAAAATAACGAGAGGCCATTGATTTTTGCTTTAAGTAATCCAACCAGTAAAGCTGAATGTACGGCGCAGCAAGCGTATGATTATACCGAC GGTAGATGTGTATTTTCTTCGGGTTCGCCGTTCGGTGAAGTAAAATACAACGGGAAAACGTATAAGCCCGGACAGGGTAATAACGCATATATTTTTCCCGGTATCGCTTTAGGCGTTATCGCTACTGGAGTACATCACATTACCGAAGATTTATTCTTAATCTCGGCACAAACTGTTGCCGATCATGTGAAAGACGAAGATCTTGAAAGGGGTAGTCTATACCCACCATTAAATAACATTCGTGAGTGTTCTATCGACATCGCAGTTAAAATAGCTGATTATGCCTACGCCAAAG GTGGTTTGGCAAGCGAGTATCCGGAACCGAAAGACAAACgagaatttattataagtaaaatGTATGATGCCAACTACGACAGTCCACTGCCAAATCTGTACGAATGGCCGGGAGATTATGCCAAACCACGTATCTTGCCGGAAAA ATTATGA
- the LOC139113380 gene encoding ATP synthase subunit C lysine N-methyltransferase: protein MLEMERSIETRKSKIGLFFVAATGGIAAAISIVCFSFVSPAFRKICLPYVPATRQQIKNVIRALNGRSGSLIDLGSGDGRIVLAAAKHGFKAHGIELNAWLVWYSRLQALINGLSDKATFFKQDLWKHGLENYDNVIIFGVDQMMEDIERKFNNELRKDSLIVACRFPLPNTHPVLTIGHGVDTVWVYKISQSQV, encoded by the exons ATGCTCGAAATGGAACGTTCTATCGAGACACGAAAATCGAAGATTGGTTTATTCTTCGTTGCAGCTACAG GTGGAATTGCAGCAGCAATCAGCATCGTATGTTTTTCATTCGTAAGTCCTGCATTTCGTAAGATATGTTTGCCGTAcgtgccggccacgcgtcagcaaataaaaaatgttattcgaGCATTGAACGGCCGCTCTGGTTCCTTAATCGATCTCGGTAGCGGCGACGGACGTATC gTCCTTGCAGCAGCAAAACATGGCTTTAAGGCCCATGGTATTGAGTTGAATGCTTGGCTGGTATGGTATTCAAGGCTTCAAGCATTGATAAACGGTTTGTCAGATAAGGCTACATTTTTCAAGCAGGATTTATGGAAACATGGCTTGGAAAATTATGacaatgtaattatatttggtGTAGATCAAATG ATGGAAgatattgaaagaaaattcaataatGAATTGCGAAAGGATTCTCTCATAGTTGCATGCAGATTCCCTCTTCCCAATACACATCCTGTTTTGACAATTGGACATGGAGTTGACACTGTTTGGGTTTACAAGATATCCCAAAGCCAAGTTTGA